A region of the Peredibacter starrii genome:
GGTTAAGAAATGATCTCTCCTATTTTTGATCCATCAGCGTGGACGGAAATCACTGACTTCGAATTTCAAGACATCACTTTCCATAAAGCGAAAGATACGGGTGCCGTTCGTATCGCATTCAACCGTCCGGATCTAAGAAACGCTTTCCGTCCTCAGACAGTAGATGAACTTCTAACTGCTCTTGAATGGGCACACCGTAAAAACGATGTGGGCGTGATTCTTCTTACTGGTAACGGACCATCGTCTAAAGACGGAGGCTGGGCCTTCTGTTCAGGGGGAGATCAAAACGTTCGCGGTAAAGCGGGTTACGAATATAAAGAAACAAACAATTCAAAAATGCCGGTGGCCCATGGTCGCCTTCACATTCTTGAAGTTCAGCGCATGATTCGTTTCATGCCGAAAGTTGTTATCGCCATGGTTCCTGGTTGGGCCGTGGGTGGTGGACATTCACTTCATGTAACTTGTGACCTTACGATTGCTTCAAAAGAGCATGCGATCTTCATGCAAACTGACGCTCGTGTCGCAAGCTTCGACGGCGGATTCGGTTCGGCCTATCTTGCTCGCCAAGTTGGTCAAAAACGTGGTCGTGAAGTGTTTTTCCTTGAGCACCAGTACACAGCTGAAGAAGCATTTCAAATGGGTGCGATCAATAAGGTTGTTCCTCACGCCGATCTTGAAAAAGTTGGTCTTGAGTGGGCACGCACGATTTGTAAAAAATCTCCGACTGCCATTAAGATGCTTAAGTTCGGATTTAACCTGATTGATGACGGTCTGGTGGGCCAGCAAGTGTATGCCGGTGAGGCAACACGTCTTGCTTACGGAACGGAAGAAGCTCAAGAAGGCAGAGATTCATTCCTTGAGAAGCGTCAGGCGGACTTCGAGAAATTTCCCTGGGTATACTAAATGAGCGAGTCACCATCAGCATTATCACAATGGCTTGATCGTGATTTCTTTGAAACCGGTGCCTTCCTATGCTCGCATGATGGGAAGTCGATTACTTTTGCCAAAGGTGGATCAAGCCTTCTGGTGGATCGGTTTTTCCCTACTGCAAATCCAGTTTTCTATTTGAAAGATTTCTATCAGGAATCTTACCTCGCCTATAATCCCATCTCAGTGAAAGAGTTTTCACTCGATGAAATTAAGGCCGAATTCAAGTATGAGAAGACGGATCATAGTCCTATCTCAAACGACGATGATATTTACGAGAAGGACTTTGAACTTTTAAAAAGTGCTTTCAAATTTAATCTTAAAAAAGTGGTTTTAGTCTCCCGCGAGAATTATGAAAATTTCGAGGGCGAAAAGACCATTCGTAATCTTATTCACAAGGCCTTTAGCTTCGGCGTTGGCACGCCGTACGGTTACTGGAACCAGCACTATGGTGTGATTGGCAGTACGCCGGAACTTCTTTATCAAGTTAAGAACGATGTCCTTACGACTTTCGCTCTGGCAGGAACTGCTAAGATAGGTCTTGAAGAAGAACTCTTAAAGTCTTCGAAAGACCGAATTGAGCACAATCTTGTGATCCAGGACATCCAAGAAAAGCTCGCTGGCTTCACGTCAGATTTGAAGATCGATGATACGAAGATTCATCCTTATAAAAGTATCGTGCATTTAAAAACAGATATGGTGGCCCGTGCAAACGATGATATCGATTTCACCGCCCTTACAAATACTATGTCGCCTACTGCGGCCCTGGGTGGATATCCAAAGACCTCATCTCTTCAGTTTTTGAAGAACTCCAATTATGGGGCCAAATATCCGCATCGTTATTTTGGTTCGGCCTTTGGTCTTATTAAAAAAGATGTGAAGGAATTCGTGGTCTCTATCAGAAACGTTCAATGGGAAGGAAAACATCTCTTCATTGAAAGTGGCGGTGGAGTTGTGCCGGATTCAGTTCTCTTAAAAGAAATGGATGAGATTCATTTAAAACGAAACACCATCCGAAAGCATTACCTATGAAAATGAACCTGGAGAAAATCTTTTTTTGTACTGGAGCTCGTAATCACGATCTCTTGAAAATCTTTGATTCATCAAAGGTAAAATTCGAATACGACGAAAGAATGGCAAGCTTCAAGGCCCTGGGACTCACAAAAGTGGCGAAGAACCCGGTTGGGATTTGTACCACTTCAGGGACCGCCGTTTCTCAATGTGTATCGGCCATGCTTGAGGCCTTCTACTCTGAGAACCCTCTGGTTCTTATCAGTGGAGACCGTCCTAAGAAACTTCACGGCACCGGCTCTCCCCAGACAATTGATCATGAGGCACTTACTCGTAGTTGCCGCAGAAGCTATGTGGAAATTGATGTTTCGGAACTTGCAACATTCTCATTAGAAGGTCTGGAGTTTCCGGTTCACATCAATGTACTGGTTGATGATACCGCTCCTCATGCCATGGACCTTGTGAACCATGAGAGCATCTCTGGTTTCTCAGCGTTTTTAGAAAACGTCAAAAAGCCCCTCTTTGTTTTCTCTCACGAGAATAAAAGTATGAGACCACTGATAGAGAAGTTCTCAAAACTAGGGCTCCTCTTTTACGCGGAAACCTTGAGTGGCGGACGTGATCTTTCAAATCTTAAAACTGAAAAGAAACTCCTCGAACTTTTTGAGGCCGGCTTCTTTGACGGCGTGGTTCGTATCGGACACACCCCCCTCACAAAAATCTGGCGGCTCTTAGAGAAAAAACCTCTTCCGGTTTTTCACTTTGATTCGCGCAAACTTCCTGGACTCTCTTTTGGAGAAGTCCTCCCAATGGATTCAGAAGCACTACTTAAAAATACAGAATTCTGGGATGCACTGGACAAGCTTTCTCCTTTTCCTATCGGAGACGAGACAGTTTGGACCTTAGAGAAACTTATAGAGAAGTATCCAGAGTCGGAAGTTGCGACCTTTAAAAAGCTTCAAGGACTCTTCCAACCGAACGATCAGGTTTATCTTGGAAATTCTTTGGTGATACGTTTTTTTGAACTCACTCAAACTTCCCCTCTTCAGATTTATGGTAACCGTGGGGTCAACGGCATTGATGGTCAGCTTGCTTCGGCAATCGGACTTGCGATGGGAACAACAAAACCCGTGTATTGTATTCTCGGAGATGTGACGACATTCTATGATCTATCGTCTCTTCGTGAAATGCCGGAGAACCTTCACCTTATTATCATGAATAACAAAGGTGGAAGAATCTTTGATATGCTGAAACTTGATAAGCGTATTGTGCTTGAACACGATAACGATTTTGAAAATATAAGTCGCGGTCTTCACCTGTCATACAGCAGAGACATGAAAGACTTTGGTAAAGTGAAGGTATTAGAACTTTCGCCTTCTCGTGATCAAAGCGAGAACTTCCTTCGGGAGTGGAGATGATTCACGTTTTCCACGGCTTTCTGGGTTCACCCGAAGATTTTAAATTTTTAATTCAAGATAACGTCATCCTTCATGACCTCTACTCTAGCGACTTTAATCCTGACATTAAACCTGGTGACACCCTGATTGGATACTCAATGGGTGGCAGAATCGCCATGGAACTTGCCAACAAGGTAAACTGGAACATTAATAAACTCGTTCTTATGAATTCTCATCCCGGTCTTGATTTCGATGATGAGAAAGAATCTCGTAGAGAATGGGAAGACTCCGTCCTTAAAAAATTGAAGACCATGACGCCTGAGAAGTTTTTCGACTATTGGAATGAACTTCCGATTTTTGAATTTGATTCCCCTTTAAGTCCAATCTCGGACGAGCGCTACCTCGCCTCTCAGAAATTGTTTGATCAGTTCCGACTCTCAAAACAGCCGAACTTTTTACCGGTCCTCGAAGATCACAAGGACCAGGTCCTGTATCTCGTCGGCCTATTTGATAATAAGTATTTCACTCTGGCCGAAGAAGTGATCGCCCCTTATGGCATTCAGGTAACCCCCATTGCCGGCGGTCATCGTTTGTTCCAGAATCCTCAAGAAGTTAAATCCATTCTTACGAATGAAGGCATCCTATGAAAAATTTTATCCTCGCTTCTCGCCCTAAAACTCTTCTGGCCGGGGTTCTTCCTCCGCTAGTTGCCTACGCTTATTACATGTCGACTTCACAGGAATCGTCTGTGGTCTATATGTGGCTTGCAGTTTTCGGTGCGCTTTTCATTCAACTTGCCACGAACTTCTTTAACGACGTGATTGATTTTGAAAAAGGTGCAGATAAAAAACGCGTAGGACCAACTCGTGTTTCGGCAGCGGGATTAGTTGATATTAAAACGGTAAAAAAATGGGCCATCACTTGTGTGACTTTGGCAGCACTCTGTGGACTTCCACTAATCTACCGCGGTGGATGGCCGTTTTTGGTTCTGGGTCTTATTTCACTTTATCTGACTTATGGTTATACCGGTGGCAAGGTCTCTCTTGCTTATAGAGGCCTGGGCGAACTTTTCGTATTTTTATTCTTTGGTCTCTTCTCAGTGATGGGATCGTTTTACCTATTTTCTCTTCAACTAAATTGGGGTTCGTTTATCCTGGCCTCAGTCTTCGGTTTACTCGCAACGACTTTGATCATGATCAATAATCTTCGTGACCGTGAAACAGATGCGGAAGTTGGCAAGAGAACTCTTGCTACCAGATTCTCCGCCAAGACTTATCAGATGTTCATTATCGTGACCATTTTCGCACCTTATTTACTCCTCCATTACTTCCGAGATTTAAAGGTCATCTATTGTGTTTTCTTGGGCCTCATTCCCGCTCTGAAATTGACTCAAATTACCCTTACGAAAAAAGGGGCGGACCTTAACGAAGGCCTAAAATTTTCAGGCATACATCTCATTGTGCTTTCTGCGCTCTTGAGTTTTACTTTTATCTATGAAAGTTTTTTATAGCCCATATTCGCTGACTCCCCTTAAAAAGATGAACCGCCTGAGCTCTATGGAGAGAAAGAGCGGAATATATCTTAAGGCCCAGTTAGGCGATAAAGTGCTATTCGCGGATTACTTTCCTCACCTTCCTTTAGGCGACAGAGGCAGTGATCAATTTCTGGAGGAATTTAAGTTTCAAAAAGATGAATACGACCGCAAGGTTTTTGATCTCCTTCTGCGTGATCATCTTTTTCAAAAGATCACACCTAAGAGGTTCTTCAATCACCAGCTTTGGTCTGGCTTTGAAGAGATCACAGGCAATGTGGTGAAATATAAAATTCATCATTCCCAGGACAGAAACTTCCTTACCGCCCTTGAACGAGGCATTCGTGTACGCCTGGATGCCAATGCACTCTTTGATCGTAAAAGCTTTATGGAGTTCATGAGCGATATTCCAGAGCAGTACTATCCGTTGATTAACTATATTGAAGATCCACTTCTCGCAAAAGATTGGAGTGATTTAATTATTCCTACTGCCCGCGATTTCATTAAGGGCGAACCTTTTGATTACCAGATCTACAAACCCAATCGCGAGTTTAAACCTTTAGATGATTGCATCTGTATTTATAGTTCTTATATGGGTGGTGATTTGGGCCGTTGGCACGCTCATTGCGAGCTCATGGATAATGGTAACTTTGCTTACATTCACGGAATTATTTCTGATGGATATTTTGAAGAGCAAATCCCTTTCCACAAGGGCGGCTATAAAGAAGGCTTCATCGCAGATATGGATGCGACTAATAAGATCTACAAAAAAGTGAACGACATGGACTGGAAGCTTCTATGTTCAATGTAAATTTTGAAGGGCCTGAAACAGAAGTCATCTGTCACTCTCAATATGACTCAGTTGTTCCAAAAATACTCGAAGGTCTTAAACCTTTAAATCTCAAAAATCACTTTGTGCTTTTCTCATCGGGTACCACCGGTGGTGACCTCAAAGGGTATGCGATCTCCAAAGAGGCCCTCTTTAATAATGCCCGGGCCGTGAACGAATTTTTCGGACTGACTCAAACTGATGTTTCGGGACTCTCGCTTCCGGTTTATCACATCGGTGGCCTTTCCGTTCTCGCTCGTGCTCACCTCTTAAACTACCGCGTAGTTGATGCCAGAAATTGGGAGCCAAATTCATGGCTTAAAAAAACGAAGGACGTAACGATTACGACGATTGTTCCGACCCAGCTTTTCGATCTCGTAAAGATGAAAGCAAAACCAAGTCCCGCTTTAAGGTACCTCATCGTCGGAGGAGATCTTTTAAGTAAAGGGCTAAAAGATGAGGCGATGAAACTTGGCTGGCCCGTGATTCGGACCTTCGGCATGAGTGAAGTCTGTTCACAACTCGCCTCTGCGAAAAATCCTCAGTCGGATGAGCTTCAGATCCTTCCCATTCATCATGCTAAGACTGATGTCGATGGAAGACTTCTGGTAAAGAGTTCTGCTCTTTTCACTCTCCAGTTCACTCTTGGAAGTGAGCTTAAAATTCAAATGGCAAAAGATCTTTGCGATACTGATGGATTTTATAAAACATCGGACAAAGCTGAAGTTTTAAACGGCACCATTAAACACCTGGGACGCCTTGGAGATGAATTTAAAATCTCGGGCCACCTGGTAAATCTTCTGCAACTTAAAAACACTCTTGGAACCTACCTTCTTGAGCGCGACCTGTACGGACAAATGGAATTTCAAATTGAAGAAGACGAAAGAAAGGGAAAAAAACTCGTGCTCCTCTCTCTCCCCGAGAAAAATTCGCCATATATCCTAAATGAAATCGCAAAACTTATTCATCCAGTTAAGATAGATGAGATAAGAATTCTTCAGAGTTTCGACCGCACTTCCCTCGGAAAATTAAAGAAAACCCAAGCGTAATCATTTAAAGTTTTTTTCAAACATCTTAAGAGTATTAACGGAAAATTAACAAACATCCTCTCTGTCAATGCTTCAACCTTAATGATGGGTTAATTTTGACATCTTATCGAGTCAATCACCTTAGCAGAGTGATAAAATCTTTTTAAGAGGAGAAGATATGAACCAATGTAAACGAATCCTCATTGTTGATGACGATCCTAATATTCGAGAGGCCCTCAAAGAGTATCTTGAATTTGAAGGCTACGAAGTTAGAGTTGCCGGCAATGGTCAAGAAGCATTGGCCCTCTTAAAGATTAACGAAAAACCTTGTCTAATTTTGCTCGATCTCATGATGCCCGTAATGAATGGTTGGGAATTTGCGAGGGCCGCGGCCTTGGATGCCGGCATTTCTCAGATTCCAATAGTTGTAACATCTGCTTTCATCGATAAGGTGGAAGACATCAAGGCCCGAGGACTTTTGAGTAAGCCGTTAGATATGGAACAACTAATGGGGCTCGCAAATGAATGTTGTCCAGCAATCTGAAGTATCACATCGACTGATCCAGGTGATTCACGAATTATCGCTCGCAAGAGATCTGCAATCCATTGTGGACATCATCCGTCATGCCGCACGTGAACTGACTGGTGCCGATGGTGCGACCTTTGTACTTCGTGACGGTGACAAATGTTATTACGTGGACGAGGACGCCATCACTCCTCTCTGGAAAGGACTTAGATTCCCTTTGAAGGCCTGTGTGAGCGGCTGGGCCATGCTTAACAAACAAAATGTGATCATCCCGGACATATACAATGATCCGCGAGTTCCTGTAGACGCCTATAAACCTACTTTCGTTAAAAGTATGGTGATGATCCCGATTAGAAAAGAGAGCCCCATTGGTGCTATTGGTAATTACTGGGCCAAGCCTCATGAAGCAACGAGTGAAGAAATTAAAATTCTCGAATCTCTCGCCGATACAACGGCGATCTCTCTTCAAAATATTCAGCTCCTAAGTGACTTAACTCACCAGTTAAATCTTCGCGATGAATTTATCTCTATTTCGGCCCATGAGCTTAGAACTCCCCTGACTCCACTTAACTTACAGCTTGGTCTTCTTTCTAAACATCTTAAAGGTCAATCACCGAAAGTTGATTTGATGCTCGATAAAGCAAGGACTCAGTTGAATGACTTCTCAAAACTCATCGATAACCTTTTAGATGTTTCTCGTATTCACTTAGGTCAGTTCTCCCATCAAAAAGTTCGAACGGAGCTATGTAAGATCGTTCAAGACAATGTGAATCTTCTTCGCTTGAGTTCGAAAGGCGAGATCACAATGAATTGTGCGATGAACATCTGGGGCGAATGGGATGAAGAACGCATTGGCCAGGTGGTGAGAAATCTTATTTTGAATGCGATTAAGTTTGGTGAAGGAAAACTCATCGAAGTTGAAGTTCGAACGGAACAGGCCATGGCAGTGTTCTCAGTAAAAGATCACGGAATGGGAATTTCACGAGCTGATCAAGCGCGAATCTTCCGTCGTTTTGAACGTGCCCATGATTACAAAAACTTTGGTGGAATGGGACTAGGTCTCTATGTCGTCAGTAAAATTCTGGAAGATCACGGTGGGGATATTTCTGTTGAGAGCGAACTGAATGAGGGATCAACCTTTACTGTTCGACTTCCGATTACTCATTAGATCCGGGCGCCATTTTTCCGTCATTTCTTTTTTCTTCTCAAGTTGCCACTCACCGATTTTCTTGTGGTGACCATCAAGAAGAATTTGCGGAACTTCCATTCCTTCAAACTCACGAGGCTTGGTGTATTGAGGATATTCAATTAAACCGTCTTCGAAAGAATCGTATTCTGATGAAAGCTTATTTCCGAGAATGCCCGGAACAAATCGCACGGCCGAATCAAGCATGGTCATGACCGCTAACTCTCCTCCGGTGAGAACAAAGTCTCCGAGTGAATAGTAATCATTCACATACTTTTCCAGAAAGCGCTCATCTACACCTTCATAGCGGCCGCAGATGAAAACTACGTCCTTTGATGGATGAGCAAGAATCTCCGTTCCGAAATCGCGAGCTACTTTATTGTTCCAAACTTTTCCACGTGGAGAAGTGTAGATGACATGTAAATCTTCGAGAGAAGAATAGTTCCCCGCTTCCTGAACACCTTTAACAAGTGCATCTCTCAAGATGTCCGCACGCATGACCATGCCGGGACCTCCACCAAACGGTGAATCGTCGACACTTTTATACTTGGTGGTGGAGTAATCGCGAATATTAACGAACTTAACTTCGAATTTAAAGTTCCCGTCTGAACGCTCACCTCTGAATGCCTGACCTGAAATTCCGCACTCCAGGAGCGGCTTAAAATATTCAGGGAATAGCGTGAGAATCCAGATTTTTCTGATCACTCGGTATACTCCGGCATGATCATCGTGATTTTTTTCTCTTCCATATCAATCTCTGGGAAGAAGGCATCCACGTAAGGCAGAGTTACAACCTCACCCGTGTCCATGCGAACATCAAAAAGATATTGCATGCCATTGTCGGAGAAGCTCTCTAGCTTCCCTACTTTCACACCTTCCTGGTTCACCACGTCCATATCCACCAGGTCCACGAGATAAATCTCGTCATCTTCAGGTTCTGGAAATGATTCACGATCAAGATAGATTTCAAAAGGAATGAGACTCTCTAAATGAGTACGGTCCTTGATTCCTTCGAACTGACAAATAACTTTGTTACCAAAGCGGATTTTAGCAATGGTCCACTCTTCACCGGTGGTCTTGATTTTAGACTTGGGGCTGGAAGGAAAAAGCCATACCTTCATCTC
Encoded here:
- a CDS encoding 1,4-dihydroxy-2-naphthoyl-CoA synthase, coding for MISPIFDPSAWTEITDFEFQDITFHKAKDTGAVRIAFNRPDLRNAFRPQTVDELLTALEWAHRKNDVGVILLTGNGPSSKDGGWAFCSGGDQNVRGKAGYEYKETNNSKMPVAHGRLHILEVQRMIRFMPKVVIAMVPGWAVGGGHSLHVTCDLTIASKEHAIFMQTDARVASFDGGFGSAYLARQVGQKRGREVFFLEHQYTAEEAFQMGAINKVVPHADLEKVGLEWARTICKKSPTAIKMLKFGFNLIDDGLVGQQVYAGEATRLAYGTEEAQEGRDSFLEKRQADFEKFPWVY
- a CDS encoding chorismate-binding protein, with the protein product MSESPSALSQWLDRDFFETGAFLCSHDGKSITFAKGGSSLLVDRFFPTANPVFYLKDFYQESYLAYNPISVKEFSLDEIKAEFKYEKTDHSPISNDDDIYEKDFELLKSAFKFNLKKVVLVSRENYENFEGEKTIRNLIHKAFSFGVGTPYGYWNQHYGVIGSTPELLYQVKNDVLTTFALAGTAKIGLEEELLKSSKDRIEHNLVIQDIQEKLAGFTSDLKIDDTKIHPYKSIVHLKTDMVARANDDIDFTALTNTMSPTAALGGYPKTSSLQFLKNSNYGAKYPHRYFGSAFGLIKKDVKEFVVSIRNVQWEGKHLFIESGGGVVPDSVLLKEMDEIHLKRNTIRKHYL
- a CDS encoding thiamine pyrophosphate-binding protein — encoded protein: MKMNLEKIFFCTGARNHDLLKIFDSSKVKFEYDERMASFKALGLTKVAKNPVGICTTSGTAVSQCVSAMLEAFYSENPLVLISGDRPKKLHGTGSPQTIDHEALTRSCRRSYVEIDVSELATFSLEGLEFPVHINVLVDDTAPHAMDLVNHESISGFSAFLENVKKPLFVFSHENKSMRPLIEKFSKLGLLFYAETLSGGRDLSNLKTEKKLLELFEAGFFDGVVRIGHTPLTKIWRLLEKKPLPVFHFDSRKLPGLSFGEVLPMDSEALLKNTEFWDALDKLSPFPIGDETVWTLEKLIEKYPESEVATFKKLQGLFQPNDQVYLGNSLVIRFFELTQTSPLQIYGNRGVNGIDGQLASAIGLAMGTTKPVYCILGDVTTFYDLSSLREMPENLHLIIMNNKGGRIFDMLKLDKRIVLEHDNDFENISRGLHLSYSRDMKDFGKVKVLELSPSRDQSENFLREWR
- a CDS encoding alpha/beta fold hydrolase, translating into MIHVFHGFLGSPEDFKFLIQDNVILHDLYSSDFNPDIKPGDTLIGYSMGGRIAMELANKVNWNINKLVLMNSHPGLDFDDEKESRREWEDSVLKKLKTMTPEKFFDYWNELPIFEFDSPLSPISDERYLASQKLFDQFRLSKQPNFLPVLEDHKDQVLYLVGLFDNKYFTLAEEVIAPYGIQVTPIAGGHRLFQNPQEVKSILTNEGIL
- the menA gene encoding 1,4-dihydroxy-2-naphthoate octaprenyltransferase, giving the protein MKNFILASRPKTLLAGVLPPLVAYAYYMSTSQESSVVYMWLAVFGALFIQLATNFFNDVIDFEKGADKKRVGPTRVSAAGLVDIKTVKKWAITCVTLAALCGLPLIYRGGWPFLVLGLISLYLTYGYTGGKVSLAYRGLGELFVFLFFGLFSVMGSFYLFSLQLNWGSFILASVFGLLATTLIMINNLRDRETDAEVGKRTLATRFSAKTYQMFIIVTIFAPYLLLHYFRDLKVIYCVFLGLIPALKLTQITLTKKGADLNEGLKFSGIHLIVLSALLSFTFIYESFL
- a CDS encoding enolase-like domain-containing protein, which translates into the protein MKVFYSPYSLTPLKKMNRLSSMERKSGIYLKAQLGDKVLFADYFPHLPLGDRGSDQFLEEFKFQKDEYDRKVFDLLLRDHLFQKITPKRFFNHQLWSGFEEITGNVVKYKIHHSQDRNFLTALERGIRVRLDANALFDRKSFMEFMSDIPEQYYPLINYIEDPLLAKDWSDLIIPTARDFIKGEPFDYQIYKPNREFKPLDDCICIYSSYMGGDLGRWHAHCELMDNGNFAYIHGIISDGYFEEQIPFHKGGYKEGFIADMDATNKIYKKVNDMDWKLLCSM
- a CDS encoding AMP-binding protein: MFNVNFEGPETEVICHSQYDSVVPKILEGLKPLNLKNHFVLFSSGTTGGDLKGYAISKEALFNNARAVNEFFGLTQTDVSGLSLPVYHIGGLSVLARAHLLNYRVVDARNWEPNSWLKKTKDVTITTIVPTQLFDLVKMKAKPSPALRYLIVGGDLLSKGLKDEAMKLGWPVIRTFGMSEVCSQLASAKNPQSDELQILPIHHAKTDVDGRLLVKSSALFTLQFTLGSELKIQMAKDLCDTDGFYKTSDKAEVLNGTIKHLGRLGDEFKISGHLVNLLQLKNTLGTYLLERDLYGQMEFQIEEDERKGKKLVLLSLPEKNSPYILNEIAKLIHPVKIDEIRILQSFDRTSLGKLKKTQA
- a CDS encoding response regulator translates to MNQCKRILIVDDDPNIREALKEYLEFEGYEVRVAGNGQEALALLKINEKPCLILLDLMMPVMNGWEFARAAALDAGISQIPIVVTSAFIDKVEDIKARGLLSKPLDMEQLMGLANECCPAI
- a CDS encoding sensor histidine kinase produces the protein MNVVQQSEVSHRLIQVIHELSLARDLQSIVDIIRHAARELTGADGATFVLRDGDKCYYVDEDAITPLWKGLRFPLKACVSGWAMLNKQNVIIPDIYNDPRVPVDAYKPTFVKSMVMIPIRKESPIGAIGNYWAKPHEATSEEIKILESLADTTAISLQNIQLLSDLTHQLNLRDEFISISAHELRTPLTPLNLQLGLLSKHLKGQSPKVDLMLDKARTQLNDFSKLIDNLLDVSRIHLGQFSHQKVRTELCKIVQDNVNLLRLSSKGEITMNCAMNIWGEWDEERIGQVVRNLILNAIKFGEGKLIEVEVRTEQAMAVFSVKDHGMGISRADQARIFRRFERAHDYKNFGGMGLGLYVVSKILEDHGGDISVESELNEGSTFTVRLPITH
- the trmD gene encoding tRNA (guanosine(37)-N1)-methyltransferase TrmD, translating into MIRKIWILTLFPEYFKPLLECGISGQAFRGERSDGNFKFEVKFVNIRDYSTTKYKSVDDSPFGGGPGMVMRADILRDALVKGVQEAGNYSSLEDLHVIYTSPRGKVWNNKVARDFGTEILAHPSKDVVFICGRYEGVDERFLEKYVNDYYSLGDFVLTGGELAVMTMLDSAVRFVPGILGNKLSSEYDSFEDGLIEYPQYTKPREFEGMEVPQILLDGHHKKIGEWQLEKKKEMTEKWRPDLMSNRKSNSKG
- the rimM gene encoding ribosome maturation factor RimM (Essential for efficient processing of 16S rRNA), whose product is MKKEDLVKLAFVAHPHGIKGEAEIRLINDNPEESILDDEMKVWLFPSSPKSKIKTTGEEWTIAKIRFGNKVICQFEGIKDRTHLESLIPFEIYLDRESFPEPEDDEIYLVDLVDMDVVNQEGVKVGKLESFSDNGMQYLFDVRMDTGEVVTLPYVDAFFPEIDMEEKKITMIMPEYTE